A section of the Paralichthys olivaceus isolate ysfri-2021 chromosome 16, ASM2471397v2, whole genome shotgun sequence genome encodes:
- the ptf1a gene encoding pancreas transcription factor 1 subunit alpha, translating into MDSVLDPFSALDSFSSPPYFDDDDFFTDHSSRDGHLDTDDFLEDDVDFLTSHFQDYYSKDDCSSAAPHDGDYDIGNMSFSSSSSTFSYGCADSTSDLSPQTGHHGGPLLKRRRRMRSEREMQHLRQAANVRERRRMQSINDAFEGLRSHIPTLPYEKRLSKVDTLRLAIGYINFLAELVQSDLPIRNSSTEIHVQPKKVIICHRGTRSPSPSDPDYGLPPLAGHSLSWSDEKQLREQNIIRTTKVWTPEDPRKRHNKPGHTNIENEPPLGLVANYQSI; encoded by the exons ATGGACAGTGTGCTGGACCCTTTCTCCGCACTCgactctttctcctctcctccttatTTCGACGATGACGACTTTTTCACCGACCACTCATCAAGAGACGGACACTTGGACACTGATGATTTTTTAGAGGACGACGTCGACTTCCTCACCAGTCATTTCCAAGACTATTACAGCAAAGACGACTGCAGCAGTGCAGCGCCTCACGATGGAGACTACGACATCGGCAACAtgtccttctcctcctcgtcctccaccTTCTCATACGGCTGTGCTGACAGCACGTCGGACCTGTCCCCGCAGACGGGCCACCACGGCGGACCGTTACTGAAGCGGCGGAGACGGATGCGGTCCGAGAGGGAGATGCAGCATTTGAGACAGGCGGCCAACGTCAGGGAGCGCCGAAGGATGCAGTCCATCAATGACGCGTTCGAGGGGCTTCGCTCCCACATCCCCACTCTGCCCTACGAAAAGAGACTCTCCAAGGTGGACACTCTGCGGCTCGCCATCGGCTACATCAACTTCCTCGCCGAGCTTGTGCAATCCGATCTGCCAATAAGAAACTCCAGCACCGAAATACACGTGCAACCCAAGAAGGTCATTATCTGCCACAGAGGAACAA GGTCTCCCTCCCCCAGCGACCCGGACTACGGCCTGCCACCGCTGGCCGGTCACTCTCTGTCATGGTCGGATGAAAAACAACTCCGAGAGCAGAACATCATCCGCACCACCAAGGTCTGGACCCCGGAGGATCCGAGAAAACGGCACAACAAACCGGGCCACACGAATATTGAAAACGAGCCTCCTCTCGGTCTTGTGGCCAATTACCAGTCCATCTGA